Below is a window of Tsuneonella deserti DNA.
ATCGATAGATCCTCGTCCGCACGGCTGATCTTGATCTGCTCTGTCGACATCCGACAACCCCCCTATCTTTAGTAAGCGAGGGGCAGGCGGTGCGGCAATTATTCGAACTGGGGACGCCAATCGCTTTTTCCGGCGCCATTGTGCCGGGGCCCGCTCTCCCCTAGACGCGCGGCGCCTTGCGGGAGGATGCGCATGCTGCGCCGGCTGTACGAATGGACGATGGAAAAGGCCGCGCACCGGCATGCGGTGTGGTGGCTGGCGCTGTTCGCTTTCGTCGAGGCGAGCTTCTTCCCGATACCGCCCCACCCCCTTCTCGGCCTGATGTGCCTGGCCGAACCGAAGAAGGCGCTGCGCTTCGCCGCGGTCGCCACCATCGCATCGGTGCTCGGCGGGCTGCTCGGCTATGCGATCGGGTGGGGACTGTACGATAGCGTCGGCACCCAGCTCCTCGCCGCGCTCGGGATGACCGAGAGCTTCCCGGTCGCGGCGTGCTACCTGCGCGAATACGGGGCCGAGATCATCATGATCAAGGGCGCGACCCCGATCCCGTTCAAGCTTTTGACGATCACCGCCGGATTCATCCACATGAACCTGGTCAGCTTCGTGCTCGCCAGCATCGTGAGCCGCGCGATCAGCTTCATGATCGTGGGCGTCCTGTTCCGCCTGTTCGGCGCGCCGATCAAGCGCTTCATTGACAAGTACCTTGGCCTTGTCACGATCGGCTTCGTGGTGCTGGTGGTCGGCGGGTTCATCGCCATCACCATGCTCTCGGGCGGCGGCGACAAGGCGAGCGACAAGTGCTCGGCGGCGGCAGTCCAGGCCGCCTAGAGCGAGCTGTAGACCACGAACAGGCCAACCCCGATCACGACCGCGGCGAACCCGCGCTCGAGCAGTTTCTTGCGGCTTGCCAGACGTTTACCCAGCAGCAGGCCGATCGCGCTGCCCATCGCGCCGCCGGCGACCAGCCAGGCGACCAGCACCCAGTCGACATAGCCCGACAGCGCGTATGATGCCGCGGTCGTCGCGCCCAGTGCGGTGACTACCACCAGCGAACTTCCGATGGCCATGCCGATCGGCATCGCGGTCGCCGCGATCATCCCCGGCACGATCAGGAACCCGCCGCCGATCCCGAAGAAACCCGCGAGCAGACCGACGCCGAGCCCGTACGCCGCGAGGCGGGGGAGCAGGTGGCGCGCGCTCTCGGTATTGAGGCGCACGTCGGGATTGCCGCCGGTCTTGCGCCCGCGCAGCATGAGCGCGCCGACGACGACCATCAGCCCGCCGAACGCGGCGAGCAGCGCCTGCCCGTCGACCGCCTTGCCGATCTCCGCCCCGATCGCTGCGCCGAGCACGCCGGCCCCGCCGAATGTCAGCGCGCAGGGCCACTTCACGTTTCGGTTGCGGGCGTGTCCAGCCAGTCCCGTCGCGGCATTGAGCGCGACCGCCACCGCCGCGGTGCCGATCGCGGCGTGCGCGCTCTCGACACCGACGACATAGACGAGCAGCGGCACCGCCACGATCGACCCGCCCCCTCCGACAAGGCCGAGGACGAAGCCGATCAGCGCGCCGCTCAGCAGCGCCAGTGCGATGGTGGCCGGATCCATGGTCTCAGCTCGCTACAGGTTGGCGGTGATTCCACGGCATGAGCGCGAGGAGTCGCGCCATCCCGCACCAGCCGCTGACCCCGGCAAATGTAAGCCCCGCGCCGACGAAGCCCGACAGCGCGAACCACGCGGGTGCCACGGTGAAGCCAAGCAGAACGCCCACAAGAACGAGCGAGCCCGCGACGATCTGCACTTGGCGCATTATCTCGAGCGGGGCACCCTTGTCCTCCTCGACCGCGAGGCCGGCCTTGCGCCAGGCATCGATCCCGCCATCGAGCACGTAAGCCTCGCCATCGCAGCATGCGGCGAGCCGCGCGGCGTTGGCGCTGGTGCGCATGCCGGATCGGCAGTGGAACACGATCGGGCCGGGAGCCTCGATCTTAGACAGAGAGTCGAGCGGGCG
It encodes the following:
- a CDS encoding YqaA family protein, which translates into the protein MLRRLYEWTMEKAAHRHAVWWLALFAFVEASFFPIPPHPLLGLMCLAEPKKALRFAAVATIASVLGGLLGYAIGWGLYDSVGTQLLAALGMTESFPVAACYLREYGAEIIMIKGATPIPFKLLTITAGFIHMNLVSFVLASIVSRAISFMIVGVLFRLFGAPIKRFIDKYLGLVTIGFVVLVVGGFIAITMLSGGGDKASDKCSAAAVQAA
- a CDS encoding sulfite exporter TauE/SafE family protein; the protein is MDPATIALALLSGALIGFVLGLVGGGGSIVAVPLLVYVVGVESAHAAIGTAAVAVALNAATGLAGHARNRNVKWPCALTFGGAGVLGAAIGAEIGKAVDGQALLAAFGGLMVVVGALMLRGRKTGGNPDVRLNTESARHLLPRLAAYGLGVGLLAGFFGIGGGFLIVPGMIAATAMPIGMAIGSSLVVVTALGATTAASYALSGYVDWVLVAWLVAGGAMGSAIGLLLGKRLASRKKLLERGFAAVVIGVGLFVVYSSL
- a CDS encoding rhodanese family protein, with translation MTLPTVSPAEASRLARAGGRIVDVRSPDEFARVRIPGADNRPLDSLSKIEAPGPIVFHCRSGMRTSANAARLAACCDGEAYVLDGGIDAWRKAGLAVEEDKGAPLEIMRQVQIVAGSLVLVGVLLGFTVAPAWFALSGFVGAGLTFAGVSGWCGMARLLALMPWNHRQPVAS